A window of the Mus pahari chromosome 1, PAHARI_EIJ_v1.1, whole genome shotgun sequence genome harbors these coding sequences:
- the Drap1 gene encoding dr1-associated corepressor isoform X1, whose protein sequence is MPSKKKKYNARFPPARIKKIMQTDEEIGKVAAAVPVIISRALELFLESLLKKACQVTQSRNAKTMTTSHLKQCIELEQQFDFLKDLVASVPDMQGDGEDNHVDGDKGPRRWTVPSRRGRKPGSSGRKNGGTGSKGKDKKLSGTDSEQEDESEGTDTDGEDETPQPPPQASHPPAHFQSPPTPFMPFASPLPLPPAPPGPSAADAEGEEDYDS, encoded by the exons ATGCCAAGCAAGAAGAAGAAGTACAACGCGCGGTTTCCGCCG GCGCGGATCAAGAAGATCATGCAGACGGACGAAGAGATTGGGAAGGTGGCGGCAGCTGTGCCTGTCATCATCT CCCGGGCACTTGAGCTCTTCCTGGAGTCCCTGTTGAAGAAGGCTTGCCAGGTGACCCAGTCTCGAAATGCCAAAACCATGACCACGTCCCACCT GAAGCAGTGCATTGAGCTTGAGCAGCAGTTTGACTTCTTGAAAGACTTGGTGGCATCAGTGCCTGACatgcagggggatggggaagacaACCACGTGGATGGGGACAAGGGTCCTCGAAG ATGGACTGTACCTTCCCGAAGGGGCCGGAAACCGGGCAGCAGTGGCAGGAAGAATGGAGGCACCGGAAGCAAAGGCAAAGACAAGAAGCTGTCCGGGACAGACTCGGAGCAGGAG GATGAGTCTGAGGGCACAGATACTGATGGGGAAGACGAGACACCACAGCCTCCACCCCAAGCCAGTCACCCTCCTGCCCACTTTCAGAG CCCTCCAACTCCCTTCATGCCCTTTGCGTCTCCCCTGCCTTTGCCGCCAGCGCCCCCCGGCCCCTCAGCGGCCGATGCAGAGGGTGAAGAGGATTATGACTCCTAG
- the Drap1 gene encoding dr1-associated corepressor isoform X2, translating into MPSKKKKYNARFPPARIKKIMQTDEEIGKVAAAVPVIISRALELFLESLLKKACQVTQSRNAKTMTTSHLKQCIELEQQFDFLKDLVASVPDMQGDGEDNHVDGDKGPRRGRKPGSSGRKNGGTGSKGKDKKLSGTDSEQEDESEGTDTDGEDETPQPPPQASHPPAHFQSPPTPFMPFASPLPLPPAPPGPSAADAEGEEDYDS; encoded by the exons ATGCCAAGCAAGAAGAAGAAGTACAACGCGCGGTTTCCGCCG GCGCGGATCAAGAAGATCATGCAGACGGACGAAGAGATTGGGAAGGTGGCGGCAGCTGTGCCTGTCATCATCT CCCGGGCACTTGAGCTCTTCCTGGAGTCCCTGTTGAAGAAGGCTTGCCAGGTGACCCAGTCTCGAAATGCCAAAACCATGACCACGTCCCACCT GAAGCAGTGCATTGAGCTTGAGCAGCAGTTTGACTTCTTGAAAGACTTGGTGGCATCAGTGCCTGACatgcagggggatggggaagacaACCACGTGGATGGGGACAAGGGTCCTCGAAG GGGCCGGAAACCGGGCAGCAGTGGCAGGAAGAATGGAGGCACCGGAAGCAAAGGCAAAGACAAGAAGCTGTCCGGGACAGACTCGGAGCAGGAG GATGAGTCTGAGGGCACAGATACTGATGGGGAAGACGAGACACCACAGCCTCCACCCCAAGCCAGTCACCCTCCTGCCCACTTTCAGAG CCCTCCAACTCCCTTCATGCCCTTTGCGTCTCCCCTGCCTTTGCCGCCAGCGCCCCCCGGCCCCTCAGCGGCCGATGCAGAGGGTGAAGAGGATTATGACTCCTAG